A single region of the Streptomyces sp. NBC_00425 genome encodes:
- a CDS encoding acyl-CoA synthetase — protein MSPLFPALTNDPSGRPALRFGERSLSYAELAGAARAVGGRVREATGAHPLARGGGRGRVAVWATPTLETAVAVVGVLLAGAAAVPLNPKSGEKELGHILSDSAPSAVLAAAGDELPEPLRTLPRIDVDVDGRGGAGPAAAGGPLDGRPSDGEASDGEPSGPERSYEPSDDEEPALVVYTSGTTGPPKGAVIPRRAIATTLDALADAWEWTGEDVLVHGLPLFHVHGLVLGVLGPLRRGGSVRHLGRFDTEGVARELTDGATMLFGVPTMYHRIAEALPSDPGLAAALAGARLLVSGSAALPVHDHERIAAATGRRVIERYGMTETLMNTSVRADGEARAGTVGVPLPGVELRLVDEDGSAVEAYDGESVGEIQVRGPNLFTTYLNRPDATAAAFTADGWFRTGDVAVRDPDGYVRIVGRKATDLIKSGGYKIGAGEIENALLEHPGVREAAVTGEPDADLGERVVAWVVPADPQSPPGERELADHVARRLAPHKRPRTVRYLDALPRNDMGKIMKRALPA, from the coding sequence GTGTCGCCTCTCTTCCCCGCCCTGACGAACGATCCGTCCGGCCGCCCCGCCCTGCGGTTCGGTGAGCGTTCCCTGTCCTACGCTGAGCTCGCCGGGGCGGCCCGCGCCGTCGGCGGACGCGTGCGGGAGGCGACGGGGGCCCACCCGCTCGCGCGAGGCGGGGGGCGGGGAAGGGTCGCCGTATGGGCCACGCCCACCCTGGAGACCGCCGTGGCCGTGGTGGGCGTGCTGCTCGCCGGGGCGGCCGCCGTGCCGCTGAACCCCAAGTCGGGCGAGAAGGAGCTCGGGCACATCCTGTCCGACAGCGCGCCGAGCGCGGTCCTGGCGGCCGCGGGCGACGAACTGCCCGAGCCGTTGCGCACGTTGCCGCGGATCGACGTCGACGTGGACGGGCGCGGCGGCGCGGGTCCGGCGGCGGCCGGCGGACCGCTGGACGGCCGGCCGTCGGACGGCGAGGCGTCGGACGGCGAGCCATCTGGCCCTGAGCGGTCGTACGAGCCGTCGGACGACGAGGAGCCCGCCCTCGTCGTGTACACCTCCGGCACCACCGGGCCGCCCAAGGGCGCGGTCATCCCGCGCCGGGCCATCGCCACGACCCTGGACGCGCTCGCCGACGCCTGGGAGTGGACCGGCGAGGACGTCCTCGTGCACGGACTGCCGCTCTTCCACGTGCACGGGCTCGTGCTGGGGGTCCTCGGGCCGCTGCGCCGGGGCGGGTCGGTGCGGCATCTGGGGCGGTTCGACACGGAGGGCGTCGCACGGGAGCTGACCGACGGCGCGACCATGCTGTTCGGGGTGCCGACGATGTACCACCGCATCGCCGAGGCCCTGCCGTCCGACCCCGGGCTCGCCGCGGCGCTCGCCGGGGCGCGGCTGCTGGTGTCCGGCTCGGCCGCGCTGCCCGTGCACGACCACGAGCGGATCGCGGCGGCCACCGGACGGCGGGTGATCGAGCGGTACGGCATGACGGAGACGCTGATGAACACCTCCGTTCGGGCCGACGGGGAGGCCAGGGCGGGCACCGTCGGGGTGCCGCTGCCGGGGGTGGAGCTGCGGCTCGTCGACGAGGACGGGTCGGCCGTCGAGGCGTACGACGGGGAGAGCGTCGGCGAGATCCAGGTGCGCGGGCCGAACCTCTTCACCACGTACCTCAACCGGCCGGACGCGACCGCCGCCGCCTTCACCGCCGACGGCTGGTTCCGCACCGGCGACGTGGCTGTCCGCGACCCCGACGGATATGTGCGGATCGTCGGACGCAAGGCGACCGATCTCATCAAGAGCGGCGGCTACAAGATCGGCGCGGGCGAGATCGAGAACGCCCTGCTGGAACATCCCGGGGTGCGGGAGGCCGCCGTCACCGGGGAGCCGGACGCGGACCTCGGCGAGCGGGTCGTCGCCTGGGTGGTGCCGGCCGATCCGCAGTCGCCGCCCGGTGAGCGCGAGTTGGCCGACCACGTCGCCCGCCGCCTCGCCCCGCACAAGCGGCCCCGCACGGTCCGCTACCTGGACGCCCTGCCCCGCAACGACATGGGGAAGATCATGAAGCGGGCGCTGCCGGCATGA
- a CDS encoding MAB_1171c family putative transporter, producing MNHGLYISFWLPTAVLGAALAIKLPSIVKLWRDPLLRAVGGLLVFGCAVFVFAAPKTIAWTNRVTGVPNIAAPWVYSLLTALSASWLLLIIAWRNGRTERSAQTRRTTRLVVSVYAAVVVALWVLFALADVPVERIRDLDTYYANTPFMREEILLYLVAHTVACSVTARLVWNWSRTDGLDAWLRWGLRFLGAGYVTNLLFSAAKLTAVGARWTGHDLDWLNTGIAPSAACVAATLVAIGFIVPHAGQYLQERWRVRRRHRSLQPLSRLMRTVTGGREPFDLRATPELRLIRRETFIRDALLPLARRLDDDLRARAYDAAVALGVERGRAQALAAAVALLDVVEARERAQHGTAAPEATPPPASDGGAASPALVAPRARRAAAAFPASAAPPASASASPAASAAPPASASPAASAASASPAAPGVSASPAPSAPFASGPDTTYLLREIQAVSQALRHPDDIQAVRARAAAPAESISTHD from the coding sequence GTGAACCACGGGCTGTACATCTCCTTCTGGCTGCCCACGGCGGTGCTGGGGGCCGCCCTCGCCATCAAGCTGCCCAGCATCGTCAAGCTCTGGCGGGACCCGCTGCTGCGCGCGGTCGGCGGCCTGCTCGTCTTCGGCTGTGCGGTGTTCGTCTTCGCGGCCCCGAAGACCATCGCCTGGACCAACCGGGTCACCGGCGTGCCGAACATCGCCGCGCCCTGGGTGTACTCGCTGCTCACGGCACTGTCCGCGTCCTGGCTGCTGCTGATCATCGCCTGGCGCAACGGACGCACCGAGCGCTCGGCCCAGACCCGGCGGACGACCCGCCTGGTGGTCTCCGTCTACGCAGCGGTGGTGGTCGCGCTGTGGGTGCTGTTCGCGCTCGCCGACGTCCCCGTGGAGCGCATCCGGGACCTGGACACGTACTACGCCAACACGCCCTTCATGCGCGAGGAGATCCTGCTCTACCTGGTCGCGCACACCGTGGCCTGCTCGGTCACGGCCCGTCTGGTGTGGAACTGGAGCCGCACCGACGGCCTCGACGCGTGGCTGCGCTGGGGACTGCGCTTCCTGGGGGCCGGCTATGTGACGAACCTGCTGTTCAGCGCGGCCAAGCTGACGGCCGTCGGCGCGCGTTGGACCGGGCACGACCTGGACTGGCTGAACACCGGCATCGCGCCGTCGGCCGCCTGCGTCGCCGCCACGCTCGTCGCGATCGGCTTCATCGTGCCGCACGCGGGCCAGTACCTCCAGGAGCGGTGGCGGGTGCGCCGCCGCCACCGGAGCCTGCAGCCGCTGTCCCGGCTGATGCGGACCGTCACCGGCGGCCGGGAGCCGTTCGACCTGCGCGCCACCCCGGAGCTGCGGCTGATCCGCCGTGAGACGTTCATCCGCGACGCCCTCCTCCCGCTGGCCCGCCGCCTGGACGACGATCTGCGCGCCCGGGCCTACGACGCCGCCGTCGCCCTCGGCGTGGAACGCGGCCGGGCCCAGGCCCTGGCGGCCGCGGTGGCGCTGCTGGACGTCGTGGAGGCGCGGGAGCGGGCGCAGCACGGCACGGCGGCCCCCGAGGCGACGCCGCCCCCGGCGAGCGACGGCGGGGCCGCCTCCCCGGCTCTGGTCGCTCCCCGGGCTCGCCGAGCCGCCGCCGCCTTCCCCGCGTCCGCCGCGCCCCCCGCCTCTGCCTCTGCCTCTCCCGCCGCGTCCGCCGCGCCCCCCGCCTCTGCCTCTCCCGCCGCATCCGCAGCCTCCGCTTCTCCCGCCGCGCCCGGTGTCTCCGCTTCTCCCGCCCCTTCCGCTCCCTTCGCCTCCGGCCCGGACACCACGTATCTCCTGCGGGAGATCCAGGCCGTGTCCCAGGCCCTGCGCCACCCCGACGACATCCAGGCGGTCCGCGCCCGCGCGGCCGCCCCGGCAGAGAGCATCTCCACGCATGACTGA
- a CDS encoding IclR family transcriptional regulator, translated as MGRLVPAVTRALDILELFLDGDGSLSAPDIVRKLQLPRTTVHELVTTLSARAYIVPVPGQPGRYRLGVRPYQLGSRYAEQLDLAAEGQQIARTVAETCDETVHVAILEGADVIYIAKVDSTHAVRMVSAAGRRLPAHCTSVGKMLLASLPEQELTARIPDDAELVRMTPNSITEPKALRAALAEIRERGVAVENRESNPDVSCVAAPVRDRTGQVVAALSISVPMIRWSEERRGDLEQLAVKGAGELSELLGYRSAG; from the coding sequence GTGGGACGCCTCGTACCTGCCGTGACCCGAGCTCTCGACATCCTCGAGCTCTTCCTCGACGGGGACGGTTCGCTCTCCGCCCCCGACATCGTGCGCAAGCTCCAGCTTCCGCGCACCACCGTGCACGAACTCGTGACCACACTCTCCGCCCGGGCGTACATCGTGCCCGTCCCCGGACAACCCGGACGATACCGTCTCGGGGTACGTCCCTACCAGCTCGGCAGCCGGTACGCCGAGCAGCTGGACCTCGCCGCCGAGGGTCAGCAGATCGCCCGCACCGTCGCCGAAACGTGTGACGAGACGGTGCACGTGGCGATCCTGGAGGGGGCCGACGTCATCTACATCGCGAAGGTCGACTCCACGCACGCGGTCCGGATGGTGTCGGCCGCCGGCCGCCGCCTGCCCGCCCACTGCACCTCCGTCGGGAAGATGCTGCTGGCCTCGCTCCCCGAGCAGGAGCTCACCGCGCGCATCCCCGACGACGCCGAACTCGTGCGGATGACCCCGAACAGCATCACCGAGCCGAAGGCGCTGCGGGCGGCCCTGGCCGAGATCCGGGAGCGGGGCGTCGCGGTCGAGAACCGCGAGTCCAACCCGGACGTCAGCTGCGTGGCCGCGCCGGTGCGCGACCGCACGGGGCAGGTCGTCGCGGCCCTGTCCATCTCCGTCCCCATGATCCGCTGGAGCGAGGAGCGCCGCGGGGATCTGGAGCAGCTCGCCGTGAAGGGGGCCGGGGAGCTGTCCGAGCTGCTCGGCTACCGGAGCGCGGGATGA
- the arfA gene encoding arabinosylfuranosidase ArfA has translation MSTARFTLDPAFTVGEVDPRVFGSFVEHLGRCVYTGLYEPGHPSADAEGLRTDVLDLVRELGVTAVRYPGGNFVSGYKWEDSVGPAAERPHRLDLAWHSTETNRFGLSEYIGFLRKIGPQAEPMMAVNLGTRGVAEALELQEYANHPSGTALSDLRAAHGDKEPFGIRLWCLGNEMDGPWQTGHKTAEEYGRVAAETARAMRQLDPGVELVACGSSSQSMPTFAEWEATVLAETYDLVDYISLHAYYWPEDGDVDSFLASAVDMESFIDNVVATADHVGARLKSKKRINLSFDEWNVWYLREWEEHAKGLEQGDWPQAPRLLEDNYSVTDAVVFGSLLIALLRHADRVTVACLAQLVNVIAPILTEPGGPAWRQTTFFPFAQASRYGRGTVLDVRVDSPTYETRKHGTTDLLHATAVRAEDGTVTVFAVNRSRTGALPLQVALHGLELTSVVEHSVLADADPDARNTLADPERVAPHPAEGTALTDGTLTATLEPLSWNVIRLA, from the coding sequence ATGAGCACCGCCCGCTTCACCCTCGACCCCGCCTTCACCGTCGGCGAGGTCGACCCCCGTGTCTTCGGCAGCTTCGTGGAACACCTCGGCCGCTGCGTCTACACCGGCCTCTACGAACCCGGCCACCCGAGCGCGGACGCCGAGGGCCTTCGCACCGACGTGCTGGACCTCGTCCGCGAACTGGGCGTCACCGCCGTCCGCTACCCCGGCGGCAACTTCGTCTCCGGCTACAAGTGGGAGGACTCCGTCGGCCCGGCCGCGGAGCGGCCCCACCGCCTCGACCTGGCCTGGCACTCGACGGAGACGAACCGCTTCGGCCTCTCCGAGTACATCGGCTTCCTTCGCAAGATCGGCCCGCAGGCGGAGCCGATGATGGCGGTCAACCTCGGCACGCGCGGCGTCGCCGAGGCCCTGGAGCTCCAGGAGTACGCCAACCACCCCTCCGGCACGGCCCTCTCCGACCTCCGCGCCGCCCACGGCGACAAGGAGCCGTTCGGGATCAGGCTGTGGTGCCTGGGCAACGAGATGGACGGTCCCTGGCAGACCGGCCACAAGACGGCCGAGGAGTACGGCCGCGTCGCCGCCGAGACCGCCCGCGCCATGCGCCAGCTGGACCCCGGCGTCGAACTCGTCGCCTGCGGCTCCTCCAGCCAGTCCATGCCGACGTTCGCCGAGTGGGAGGCGACGGTCCTCGCCGAGACGTACGACCTCGTCGACTACATCTCGCTGCACGCCTACTACTGGCCCGAGGACGGCGACGTCGACTCCTTCCTCGCCTCCGCCGTCGACATGGAGTCGTTCATCGACAACGTCGTGGCGACCGCCGACCACGTCGGCGCGCGGCTCAAGTCGAAGAAGCGGATCAATCTCTCCTTCGACGAGTGGAACGTCTGGTACCTGCGCGAGTGGGAGGAGCACGCGAAGGGGCTGGAGCAGGGGGACTGGCCGCAGGCACCCCGTCTGCTGGAGGACAACTACAGCGTCACCGACGCCGTCGTCTTCGGCTCGCTCCTCATCGCGTTGCTGCGCCACGCCGACCGCGTGACGGTCGCCTGTCTCGCCCAGCTCGTCAACGTGATCGCGCCGATCCTCACCGAGCCGGGCGGCCCGGCCTGGCGGCAGACGACGTTCTTCCCGTTCGCGCAGGCGTCCCGGTACGGCCGCGGCACCGTCCTGGACGTGCGGGTGGACTCGCCGACGTACGAGACGCGCAAGCACGGCACGACGGACCTGCTGCACGCCACCGCGGTCCGCGCCGAGGACGGCACGGTCACCGTCTTCGCCGTGAACCGCAGCCGCACCGGCGCGCTGCCGCTGCAGGTCGCCCTGCACGGGCTGGAACTGACGTCGGTCGTCGAGCACAGCGTGCTCGCGGACGCCGACCCGGACGCCCGCAACACCCTCGCCGACCCCGAGCGGGTCGCCCCGCACCCGGCCGAGGGCACCGCGCTGACGGACGGCACGCTGACGGCGACGCTCGAGCCGCTGTCGTGGAACGTGATCCGGCTGGCGTAG
- a CDS encoding toxin-antitoxin system, toxin component family protein — MDGAGARGTAARIASALRRARTGPAMRELTGDLSAALRARTERPEGVRELCRALCEELSVRRGGRPVEVRFERFPDEIDVTGLWVEFQDFDLVIVEERAEAVQQLVILGHELWHLHAGHRHHHHGLGTVAAGVLAGRSGWESAALAFAARNGSREDDEAEADDFGHRLAARFRRYLAGSGPAAAPGAADTAAVQRTLGYRGRRGTLR, encoded by the coding sequence ATGGACGGCGCGGGCGCGCGCGGGACGGCGGCCCGGATCGCCTCGGCGCTGCGGCGTGCGAGGACCGGCCCGGCCATGCGCGAGCTGACCGGCGATCTCTCCGCCGCACTGCGGGCACGCACCGAACGGCCCGAAGGGGTGCGGGAGTTGTGCCGTGCCCTGTGCGAGGAGCTGTCCGTGCGGCGTGGCGGACGACCGGTGGAGGTGCGCTTCGAGCGGTTCCCCGACGAGATCGACGTGACCGGGCTCTGGGTGGAGTTCCAGGACTTCGATCTGGTCATCGTCGAGGAACGGGCCGAGGCCGTCCAGCAGTTGGTCATCCTCGGCCATGAACTGTGGCATCTGCACGCCGGGCACCGGCACCACCACCACGGCCTCGGCACGGTCGCCGCCGGGGTCCTGGCCGGCCGTTCCGGCTGGGAGTCCGCCGCCCTGGCCTTCGCCGCCCGCAACGGCTCCCGGGAGGACGACGAGGCCGAGGCCGACGACTTCGGCCATCGGCTGGCGGCCCGTTTCCGGCGCTACCTCGCCGGCTCCGGGCCGGCCGCCGCCCCGGGGGCCGCGGACACCGCCGCGGTCCAGCGGACCCTCGGCTACCGCGGACGCAGGGGGACGCTGCGGTGA
- a CDS encoding ATP-grasp domain-containing protein, whose amino-acid sequence MARIALVTYDPRPEPSKDADFPVLLGALREAGAQADGVFWDDADVDWAAYDLVVIRSTWDYSWRADEFAAWTRKVASVTRLANPADVVRWNADKRYLGELAAAGVPTVPTRYFAPGEPAELPDGDEYVIKPASGAGARYAARYTPDGHERAVRHLARMHAEGLTAMVQPYVRGIDADGERGLQFFGGRLLHASRKRAVLAPGTAFDADKVAHPGLEPWTPSPAELAVAERALAAVPDAPELLYARVDLVDGDDGEPRVMELELVEPNLFLFLHPQSVAHVVAGILTAAGAAPDGGRNRGAVTP is encoded by the coding sequence GTGGCCCGTATCGCACTCGTCACCTACGACCCCCGGCCGGAGCCGAGCAAGGACGCCGATTTCCCGGTGCTGCTGGGCGCGCTGCGCGAGGCGGGCGCGCAGGCCGACGGCGTCTTCTGGGACGACGCGGACGTGGACTGGGCCGCGTACGACCTCGTCGTCATCCGCTCCACCTGGGACTACAGCTGGCGGGCGGACGAGTTCGCGGCCTGGACGCGGAAGGTCGCGTCCGTCACCCGGCTGGCCAACCCGGCCGACGTGGTGCGCTGGAACGCCGACAAGCGGTATCTCGGGGAGCTGGCGGCGGCCGGGGTGCCGACGGTGCCGACACGCTACTTCGCGCCCGGCGAGCCGGCCGAGCTGCCCGACGGCGACGAGTACGTGATCAAGCCCGCCTCCGGGGCCGGCGCGCGCTACGCCGCCCGCTACACGCCCGACGGCCACGAGAGGGCCGTCCGCCACCTCGCGCGGATGCACGCCGAGGGGCTCACGGCGATGGTGCAGCCGTACGTGCGCGGCATCGACGCCGACGGCGAACGCGGCCTGCAGTTCTTCGGCGGCCGCCTGCTGCACGCCAGCCGCAAGCGGGCCGTCCTCGCCCCCGGCACGGCCTTCGACGCGGACAAGGTCGCCCACCCCGGTCTGGAGCCCTGGACGCCGTCCCCGGCCGAGCTGGCCGTCGCCGAACGCGCCCTGGCCGCGGTGCCGGACGCGCCGGAGCTGCTCTACGCCCGCGTCGACCTGGTGGACGGCGACGACGGGGAGCCGCGGGTGATGGAGCTGGAACTGGTCGAGCCGAACCTCTTCCTGTTCCTGCACCCGCAGTCCGTGGCGCACGTCGTCGCGGGCATCCTGACGGCCGCCGGGGCGGCTCCGGACGGCGGGCGGAACCGGGGAGCCGTCACTCCCTGA
- a CDS encoding SMP-30/gluconolactonase/LRE family protein produces MTTRYEVAVRAGAVLGEGPTWDPAAGRLLWTDILGGRLHAYDPATGRRTVRTTHQHVGAAKPRLGGGLVLNLRDGVGLLDPDGGFRWLRHEPVPGRRANDAAVAPDGSLWAGTMRYDEAPGGGTLSRLTGEGTAEVVLDDVAVSNGTGWSPDGTLMYYVDSPTRRVDVFDFSADGRASGRRPFVAIEEGAGFPDGLTVDADGCVWVALWDGAAVRRYTPAGVLDRQIDLPTPRITACAFGGPDLTDLYVTTARVGLDAPHPTAGSLLVLPNAGNGLPQPAFAG; encoded by the coding sequence ATGACCACGCGGTACGAGGTGGCCGTGCGGGCCGGGGCGGTCCTCGGCGAGGGGCCGACCTGGGACCCCGCCGCCGGCCGACTCCTCTGGACAGACATCCTGGGCGGCCGGCTGCACGCGTACGACCCCGCCACCGGCCGCCGCACGGTCCGCACGACCCACCAGCACGTGGGCGCGGCCAAGCCCCGGCTGGGTGGCGGCCTGGTCCTCAACCTGCGGGACGGCGTGGGCCTCCTCGATCCGGACGGCGGCTTCCGCTGGCTGCGACACGAGCCCGTCCCGGGCCGCCGCGCCAACGACGCGGCCGTCGCCCCGGACGGCTCCCTGTGGGCCGGCACCATGCGCTACGACGAGGCCCCCGGCGGCGGCACCCTGTCCCGCCTCACCGGCGAGGGGACGGCCGAGGTGGTCCTCGACGACGTGGCGGTGAGCAACGGGACGGGCTGGAGCCCGGACGGCACGCTGATGTACTACGTCGACTCGCCGACGCGCCGGGTCGACGTCTTCGACTTCTCGGCGGACGGGCGGGCGTCCGGCCGCCGACCCTTCGTCGCGATCGAGGAGGGGGCCGGGTTCCCCGACGGCCTCACCGTCGACGCCGACGGCTGCGTGTGGGTGGCGCTGTGGGACGGGGCCGCGGTACGCCGCTACACCCCCGCGGGCGTCCTGGACCGGCAGATCGACCTGCCCACCCCGAGGATCACCGCCTGCGCCTTCGGCGGCCCGGACCTGACGGACCTGTACGTGACCACGGCCCGTGTGGGCCTCGACGCCCCCCATCCGACGGCGGGCTCCCTCCTGGTGCTTCCGAACGCCGGCAACGGCCTGCCCCAACCGGCCTTCGCCGGCTGA
- a CDS encoding carboxyl transferase domain-containing protein yields the protein MTAQRASAREFIALVADGFHELPQVERESPPDGPLGWPGYDASRERAARRTGESESVVCGVADVEGVRAVLIAFEFGFLGGSLGERTGDRLVTAYAYAREHRLPVVPLVATGGSRMQEGMLALTQLQRVARESALTREAGLAQIAVLRDPTTGGGWATLGAGADVVLALPGAQVGFAGSRVRPPDADPAAYTAEAQLTAGAADAVVPATELRNVLGRWLRLLARGTTSAAGADAHSRPEETAHAPAPPGAAPGTRAPVEPAPVPGALGATDLPRTGRDAVRRARAPERPRAQAYLDAYFTDRLAISGDRCGGVDPEGMLCGFGLHRGRTVAYAAQTGAATRPAGYRTAARLIRLAGRLGIPVLTLVDTPGAANDAEAERQGAGAAIADLFGAVATARTPLTTLVIGEGGSGGALALAAPGRTWATPDSYFSVIAPESAAAILKRPPQEADATADQLRLRPQDLAELGVIRTDQAHGTQDSRAYRP from the coding sequence ATGACGGCGCAGCGAGCGAGCGCGCGGGAGTTCATCGCCCTGGTCGCCGACGGGTTCCACGAACTCCCGCAGGTGGAGCGGGAGTCCCCGCCGGACGGACCGCTCGGCTGGCCCGGCTACGACGCCTCGCGCGAGCGCGCCGCCCGGCGCACCGGCGAGTCGGAGTCCGTGGTCTGCGGCGTCGCCGACGTCGAGGGCGTCCGGGCGGTGCTGATCGCCTTCGAGTTCGGCTTCCTCGGCGGCTCACTGGGCGAGCGCACCGGCGACCGGCTGGTCACGGCGTACGCATACGCCCGCGAACACCGGCTGCCGGTCGTGCCGTTGGTCGCCACCGGCGGCAGCAGGATGCAGGAGGGCATGCTCGCCCTGACCCAACTCCAGCGCGTGGCCCGCGAGTCGGCGCTCACCCGGGAGGCCGGGCTGGCGCAGATCGCGGTCCTGCGGGATCCGACGACCGGCGGCGGCTGGGCCACCCTGGGCGCGGGCGCCGACGTGGTGCTGGCGCTGCCGGGCGCGCAGGTCGGCTTCGCCGGCTCACGGGTGCGGCCGCCGGACGCCGACCCGGCCGCCTACACGGCGGAGGCGCAGCTCACGGCGGGGGCGGCGGACGCGGTGGTGCCCGCGACGGAGCTGCGGAACGTCCTGGGCCGCTGGCTGCGCCTCCTGGCCCGCGGGACGACCTCGGCGGCAGGCGCCGACGCGCACAGCCGCCCGGAGGAGACGGCACACGCCCCGGCGCCGCCCGGGGCCGCGCCCGGCACCCGGGCCCCGGTCGAGCCCGCCCCCGTGCCGGGCGCTCTCGGGGCGACGGATCTGCCGCGTACCGGCCGGGACGCGGTGCGGCGGGCCCGTGCGCCGGAACGACCGCGTGCGCAGGCCTACTTGGACGCCTACTTCACCGACCGGCTCGCGATCTCCGGCGACCGGTGCGGCGGCGTCGACCCGGAGGGGATGCTGTGCGGCTTCGGCCTGCACCGGGGCCGTACGGTCGCGTACGCGGCGCAGACCGGAGCGGCGACCCGGCCCGCCGGCTACCGCACGGCCGCGCGGTTGATCCGGCTCGCCGGCCGGCTCGGCATCCCGGTGCTGACCCTGGTGGACACGCCGGGCGCGGCCAACGACGCGGAGGCGGAGCGGCAGGGCGCCGGCGCGGCGATCGCGGACCTGTTCGGCGCGGTCGCCACCGCCCGCACGCCGCTCACCACGCTGGTGATCGGCGAGGGCGGTTCCGGCGGCGCGCTGGCGCTGGCCGCGCCCGGACGCACCTGGGCGACCCCGGACAGCTATTTCTCCGTCATCGCGCCGGAGTCGGCGGCGGCGATCCTGAAGCGGCCCCCGCAGGAGGCGGACGCGACGGCCGACCAACTGCGCCTGAGGCCTCAGGACTTGGCGGAGCTCGGGGTGATCCGCACCGACCAGGCGCACGGAACGCAGGACAGTCGCGCGTACCGTCCGTGA
- a CDS encoding pyridine nucleotide-disulfide oxidoreductase yields MLTAGALTGLADRIVVIERDVLPDGPAPRKGLPQARHAHMLWSGGVRAVEELLPDVTGALRAAGARRAPVTTDMVVLGPRGWFRRWPESHHVILAGRDLLDATVRARVLADERVELCSGAEVTGLVGDAGAVTGVRVREGGAERVVEAGLVVDAGGRGSRAAGWLTELGLPAPERREVDSGLAYASRLYLAPEPARSGYPIVNVQPDPRDAGPGRAGFLLPIEDGRWIVTLNGTRGGEPSPDGDDFVRFAREELRHPVIGQLLEQAEPLSEVAYTRSTVNRRHFYERMPAWPDGFVVLGDALAAYNPLYGHGLAVAAQSAVLLRDTVRRHGWGAPGLSRRAQKAVARPVATAWDLAVGQDVFYPGATEAGPTRRDRLVAAYVGRLMLTATGNGRLARRVTDVTSLERGPQVLLSPSALAAAAVGPLRPPLPGPPLTVDERKRAGLP; encoded by the coding sequence ATGCTCACGGCAGGCGCCCTGACCGGCCTGGCCGACCGGATCGTCGTCATCGAGCGGGACGTGCTGCCCGACGGCCCCGCGCCCCGCAAGGGGCTGCCCCAGGCACGTCACGCCCACATGCTGTGGTCGGGCGGGGTGCGGGCGGTGGAGGAGCTGCTGCCGGACGTCACCGGGGCGCTCCGGGCGGCCGGGGCGCGCCGGGCCCCGGTCACGACGGACATGGTGGTCCTCGGCCCGCGCGGCTGGTTCCGCCGCTGGCCCGAGTCGCACCACGTGATCCTGGCCGGCCGCGACCTCCTGGACGCGACGGTCCGGGCCCGGGTGCTGGCCGACGAGCGGGTCGAACTGTGCTCGGGGGCCGAGGTGACGGGGCTGGTCGGGGACGCGGGCGCGGTCACCGGCGTGCGGGTGCGGGAGGGCGGCGCGGAGCGCGTCGTCGAGGCGGGCCTGGTCGTCGACGCCGGCGGGCGCGGGTCGCGGGCGGCGGGCTGGCTGACGGAGCTCGGGCTGCCGGCCCCGGAACGGCGCGAGGTGGATTCCGGACTGGCCTATGCCAGCCGGCTGTACCTCGCGCCCGAGCCGGCCCGCTCCGGATACCCGATCGTCAACGTGCAGCCCGACCCGCGGGACGCCGGCCCCGGCCGCGCCGGGTTCCTGCTGCCCATCGAGGACGGTCGCTGGATCGTCACCCTCAACGGCACCCGGGGCGGCGAACCCTCCCCCGACGGCGACGACTTCGTCCGCTTCGCCCGCGAGGAACTGCGCCACCCCGTCATCGGGCAGCTCCTCGAACAGGCCGAGCCGCTGTCCGAGGTGGCGTACACCCGGTCCACCGTGAACCGCCGCCACTTCTACGAGCGGATGCCGGCCTGGCCCGACGGCTTCGTCGTCCTCGGCGACGCCCTCGCCGCGTACAACCCGCTCTACGGGCACGGCCTCGCGGTCGCCGCCCAGAGCGCGGTGCTCCTGCGCGACACGGTCCGGCGGCACGGGTGGGGCGCGCCGGGGCTGTCCCGGCGCGCGCAGAAGGCGGTGGCCCGGCCCGTCGCGACCGCCTGGGACCTCGCCGTCGGCCAGGACGTGTTCTACCCCGGCGCGACCGAGGCCGGCCCCACCCGGCGGGACCGGCTCGTGGCCGCGTACGTCGGTCGGCTGATGCTCACCGCCACCGGCAACGGCCGCTTGGCCCGCCGGGTGACGGACGTGACGTCCCTGGAACGCGGCCCCCAGGTCCTGCTGTCCCCCTCCGCGCTGGCGGCGGCCGCCGTCGGCCCCCTCCGCCCGCCCCTGCCCGGCCCACCGCTGACGGTGGACGAACGGAAGCGGGCGGGCCTGCCGTAG